The Musa acuminata AAA Group cultivar baxijiao unplaced genomic scaffold, Cavendish_Baxijiao_AAA HiC_scaffold_1137, whole genome shotgun sequence genome segment TTCACCTAATAGTTATAGCATATTCACTTGACTGGGGAGGAGATGCATGAGCACTAATCTTAGTTTAGATAGCATATGAGTAGTCTTGACAAAACCCTTATATGGCTTATCCTTGTATAGCTTATGTATACTTCCTACTATAAGATAGTgcccataaatctcatgataatcTATTTGTTTATACTTATTTGATTTCCTTATATACACATCCTATTATAAGATGGATGGTGCTTATTGAACTTTGATGAGAACTTTTCTTGAGCCAATGACctgatttatttttattgataagcCCTAAGTGCAatgggttaattataaattatcccttataattagttatttttaatatccTAGTCCTTAcactttcaaaagttacattaagatttttatatttacaaaagTGAAACATTGAGATCACTATAcaaaattaaaaagataatttcatagaATTAAAAATTAGGAAAGAGAGAGAGGTTTTATTGAAACAACgagattaaatgttttactttcgtaagaaTAAATATTTCAATGTAGCATTTGAAAGTATGAGGACCAAAATACTAAAAGTAACTAATTTTAAAGAATAATCGGTTATTAACCCAAGTGCATTCTTTCTTATCGGTGCTCATTCTTTCTTATCGCTATACATTATTTATTATCAACAGGTTGATTTTGTTAGGTTTTTTCTTGTTTCCAGAATGGGACCTTCTTAACCGGTTATTTCCACCATTATGGGGCCTAAATCTACAACATTTATTATTTTAACAACTAGTTGTTTCTTAAATCTTCATcattaatattattaatcttaATTATTGACCTTCTTAACTAATTATTTATACTTATTTGATTTCCTTATATACACATCCTATTATAAATAGTGCCTATAAATGTATACCCCAAGATTTATTATTGAACTTTGATGGAAACTTTTCTTAAGCCAATGACACGTTGATCTAAGAATATCTaaactaatttatttttattgataagcTCTCAATGTAATGAGTTAACTATAAATTATcccttataattagttatttttagtatccTAGTCCTTacactttcaaaagttatattaagaTTTTCATATTTAAAAAAGTAAAACATTGAGATCCATATACAAAATTAAAAAGGTAATATCatagaattaaaaattaaaaaaagatattattaGAATAAGAAGATTAAACGTTTCACTTTCGTAAGCATAGAGACTTCAATGAAACATTTGAAAGTACGAGGATCAAAATACTAAAAGTAACTGATTATAAGGGATAATAAATTATTAGCCCAAGTATAGAACTAGAGAAATAGAATTATTCTTTTCGCTATACATCATTTATCGTGAACCGATTGATTTTGTTAAttctcatatttataaataattttttatttataaatatgagaattatttaataatttttttaaaaaattatatttgaaagAAGTAAGAAAGAACGTATCCACCTCGCGAGATTTTTGtcgatataaattttaaaaatctaaatagaattttgtatttaaatatttaaaaaaattgtcTCCGTTAATCAAATATTACTATCTCAGAAAAAATGAGCAGCTATAAGAGTAATGAATTCTTGTACTGAGATCCGTCCTCAATTTTCCAAGGTGTATTCAATAATAAGCTGCTAAACTTGTGGAATGAGTAATGCCCCAATGCCACccaacaaaagaaaaaggagagagaaacccTCCAAAGTTGAGTGGCCCAGTAAGACAAAATACCCCATAAGGCCAATCTTCAACTCTTGCAGGTATAAGAATAATGAGATGAACCACAAATCATGGCAAAAGAATTCATGCTGGAAGTACTTGAAAAGAATAAAGAGAACCCTCAGATGCTCACTCCTTACAGAGAGATGCATCGAATGCTTGGACCAAGTTGCAGACAGCATATCAGTATAATATAGGATGAAGGACATTTCAAAGATGAGGAAAAGAAGTTGCCTACCAAATGATCCAAAGAGGGCCATGGCATCTACCTCCACTTGCATTTGTTATTTCACTTGGTTGGAATCTCATGGTCATCATGTTTGGCTGACCACAAGTACTCACTCGGATTAGCTTGTTGAATATATCAGACTGCAGAAGATCAACTTTTACACCTGCAAGACCTTTTAAAATGCTGAAATGGACAAGACAATCTTCAGCCACCATCACCCATCATCTTTATTCACATGTGAAGAGAAACAATGTGTTCTCATTTGCTGTCACTGCCAATGTTGTTTCTGCTGCTTGCTCACTAACCATGTCAATGCTATCTATCTGTCTGGTAATCTTCTGTTGCTAATTGGATGGTGAACTATTCCTGCAAAAAAAAGAAACACAATACTGGCAGTAATGAATCTACAATGTAATTGATGTGTTTGAAAACTTTTCTCTCAGTTGTCAACATGTAATTCTAATGCTTTGATTTCCAACATGGTCTCAAACTTTTCCTAATCATGAATATTGATAGCAAGTCGGCAAAAAGCAACACCATCCATAGAATGCCTGATATAATAAAACCAAGTCTCGCCAATACAAAGAAAAAATCTTGTTCAAAAGTGATTATATATTCTATAATCTACAACTAAGTGTCTCCCAAGTATTCTCTGCAGAACACAAGCTTTCACAAACCACTCCAGTTTAGGGTATAAACCTGTTTACACAAAGTGAAGTGGTCTAGCTAGTAATGTGACATAATTGAAGTATACATTTTTGGTGTCTGCAATAGCATGGTAAATGTGAGAATTTTGCGTAAAACTGCTTACTGTTGCAAAGAAAATTCCAATCCAAAGCCAAGAACACCAAGCTTTAGTCCTGTGAGTGCATGCAACTAGTTAGccggaagaaggaagagaagacaaATTCGGAACGGAACAGGAAAATCCCTAAATGGTTACGAGGAAAACATCCAACAAGGCAACAGATTTTAGAAAGGCCAACCAACATCTATCAACCTATGTAAGTGACAAAATTAAACCAAAAGAACTAAGATAATACCTAAAAAAATTGTCCatgcaagaaaataaaattttcttcatGAAGAATGCTTTGAGGCCATGCAGGTACCCTGCAGCAGTAACTGAAGAAATTTCAATCAGGATGAGCAGACCTTTCTGTGGGTGTTAAGAAGAACAGGGTGTCGTAAAACcataaagaaacaaaataacattCAAGAATTTCTCCAGACCAAGCACTGAAATGCTCTTAATGCAAAATAATCATCAGAAAAATTAAGATATGCGAACAGGTTAGCAAAAGAAAACCAACAACAAAATTTACAATTGAAGTGTGAGTAAAATGATACATTCAGGACAGTATCATGGAAAGTGTTGGGCTCTGATTACCAgtagtaaaaaaaaatgaaatgataaTGCACATTACCACAAATGACATGATATTTCATTCACTTGAGAAATAATCAAATTACCCAATGGGCTGAAATTGTCCATTACCACAAAATGTCTGACTATGAATGTCAAAGATGGATCTAAAGAGCAAGATATGCTAATATCCAGAAATCCCATCCAGTTGCATAACAGCTACTACCCAATAGCAGTAGATAGCAACATCTCATgcttttttgtttcttggaaacTAACATCACCCAGAGATTGACTACTACAAGTGCCAGAGAAGATATAGATGCTCAAAAGGTGTGTAGTCAACAGTTGATTCAATCTAGATTCTAGTTACTTGTCACCAACTTGGTAAGATGAAATGAAAATGTTCTGAACTTTCTATGATCGACGATATGCAACCTTCAGCTGAACAAATTCAAATTCTTATACAAACAACAAGAAGATTTGTAAGGAATGCCAGATTAAAGAATGCCCTCAAATTTGAACAAAAATTTATCATGAAAATGAAGCCTATTTAATCTGAAAATTGACACAACTTCTAAAAGTTGCATGCGTTAGAATCCCATTCTTGAAAATTGATACAATTTGAAAGAAGAATACAAGAAATGGACAGTGAACGAAGCAAAAAATTGACAGAATACTCACTCAGTCATTCAGGTTATTACAAAAATATGGAAGCTGTAAAGGCCTTCCTAAATAAAGGCTGGGATAAACAATAATACGCATTGAGCCTGCAATAATAATTATGCATGTGTCTTCTGTCACAAAGATCTCGTTAATTCTTTCCAACTAATTAATTCAACTTCAAAGACATACATTTCAGCAGATACTACTACAACATTTCGGGATATTATCTATTTACAGTGAAATCGTATCTTAAGATCACTCACTGCAAACTTATTTATACCGCCATCAAGAAGTCACATCGGTGCCGCCATCCATGTTGATGCTCCGCCTTCGTGAACGCCACCTGAAAACTGAACCTCTTTCGTGCCCACGAGAAAATGCAGCATCAGATTCTGCAATCGACCTTGAAGAAGACGAAGCCGATCGTGACCGCCGAAAGAATGAGAAGAAGTTACGAATAGTCCGACCAATTCCACCACTCTCCCTCAGCCTACTCCTTCTCGAGGTCCATGAGATCCTTCTTGGTGCTCCACTGTGGTTGAATCCACCATCCATCTCAGTGTAGACAACGGGAAACTCTCGTTCCCCTGCTCTTCTGCCCCCTGAGAACCTCCCCACTGCAAACCCTCCACCTGGAAGCCTCCATATGGTGAGACCTACCATCTCCTCTTCGCTCCCGGTGACAGCAGCTTGGTCATCGCCTTCTGCAACCGCAGAACCCCGTTCTTGCACATCGGTAGGCATCTCATGGCGGCAGACAGGGCACGAGTTGCGGAGCGAAAGCCACGGCAAAATGCAATCTTGATGATAGATGTGTTTGCAGGGCATCTCCCGGGCCTCCGTCCCGAGCTCGAAGACATCCATGCAGATGGCGCAATGGCAGTCTTTCCCGATGTGGTCGTCTACGATCTCTATCGTAGGCATCGACTCGATGGCGACCTTTGACGCCGGGGGGCGCTCGCTTCCTCTGTCGTGACCCATGCCGTTGATCTCGATATGGGCGAACTGCTCGAGGAGGCGGTCGAAGCCAGAGCTCATCAGGAAATCCGAGATGCTTTCCGGCAAGGGGCGGAGGCCGGCTGCTGTGCCATCGTCATAGTAAAGCTCGAAGTTACTAGCGGTCGAGCGATCCTCATCACGGTCGCCGTCAGACGCGCCGCGAAGAACGATGACCGGATTGAAGGGTGAGCGGTCGCCGGCAGCCGCACGTCGGTTCTGGCGGAATCTGAGCTCGGATGGTTGAAGTGGGCCGGCCTCCGCGGAGGATCCGTGGCTGCCGAGCGTGAGCGCGGCGGAAGAGGGGAACCCCTGAGGGGGGGGGAGCTCAGCTGCGGGTCCGAGAGGGAGAGGCGagccgcccacctcctcgaggaagccaccgtcgcagtcggGGCAGACGACAGCGTCCTGCGGCCTTACCCGCACGAAGCGGCTACACCGGTAGCACCAATACATCGACGCCGTCGTCATGGAAGAAGGCATCAAAGCAAAAAACCACAACAAAGATCTAAACTTTCTGAAAAGAAGGAACGAATCTGGTGGCAAAAAAAAATTCCGAAAAAAATCCCTTTTTTTGGAACCAATCCCTCAAAGCAACGAATAAAACGACTCGAATTCGTTCTCCAACCCTAAGAACTCGAAGATTTCCCCAAAAAGAAGGTAAAATGTACCGAATTTGTCATAGGTTCGAGACCAGATCCTTCCAGGGCGGAGGAGAAGGCGGTAGAATTGGGCGGAGACGGAGGAGGTGGTCGAAGAGGAGAGGCCAAAGGGTGGGATTTGTGTAGGGAAACGGGAGAATTGGGGGTTTTATATTCGCTCGACGAAGCATCGCATCGATGGCGTTCGTAACCGCGTGACCGTCATGGCACATGGCGTTACGGAGTTACCCACGTGGTACATTTTTATTGGTCAGATGATTGACGCCGCCAAGATGCCCAACGTTGATACTTTCCGTCCGTCAAAGCACAGAGGACGAACCCGAGCTTGTCTCGAGGAACTGATTACTTTTTGATGGGACCCACACTTGTCTCCGTAGCCGACTCCAATCAAGGGAGGGTAAATCGTGGGTAACAAGTAGTGGGTAAAAGCGAAAGGCCATTTTTGGTGCAAACATCACTGGTGACGGGGTGAAAGGGGCGACCGCTCTCCGCCTTCCTCAAGTCCGAAGGAAGGCGGTGACGTTAAGAACAATATGCTGACATCCATCTTCGAAAAATGACTTACCACTACTCATTTGGACATTACCACTGCAAGATTGTGTTTCTTGAGCTGCAAGGCTCGATCCATCATCGTAGATTCATGCCTTGTGATCTCACATAATAAAAAGAGACATCATGTCAAAATCATGCCTTTAGAAAGATCACCCCAAGAAACCAATCTCGATCCGACCAGAAAACAACTTTGAGATCACAATATGTGTAAAGTTCCAACTTTTCCTGTGGTACGCTTTTGTTAATAAGGTTGTGTCAACTCATGTTAATAGTGAAATGGATAAGGCAGAAGAACACCATTTCATGGAAGCCACCAGGAACCTGCTCATGGCATTCCATGAtctttgatctctctctctctctctctctctctctctctcggcatcTCATAAAGAGTGTTCCTTTTTCAATTCTGCAGTCTTTTAAATCatcatcctttttcttttttcctttactaaTTCTTTCTCcgcttctttcttcctctctctctctctctctctctctctctagaggtCAGACTAAGGAAACTGTGGCACTTTGACAGATGCTCTCTCAGAAACGATGAAGGAGATTTAGCAGTACATTGGCATGCCGACGCACAATTACACTCGAAAAATAATTAGACATTTTTAGAGTTTCCATGCAATGTGTGATCAGAACATTAACTTTTAAGTAGAATTTTAGCTTACAAAGCATGGATGCTCTTTGTATCCTTAAGTAGTTTTAGGATCATTGATAGCAAATGGAGTAATATCTTCATAAATAATTTGGAAAACTTAATGATCAAGTACTTGTTGGCTGATAATTTATGGAGTTTCTATGACTTGTGACTCGGTAGTACTTTTTGCTGATTGTCTACAGTTAGTTCTGTGATGCTGAACTCAGGTGAAGTCATTATATAAAGTACAAGTTGCTTTAGATTTAGAGTTGCCACCTCCTATCTGACAACATCTCTGTTGCCACCGCCTGATATCTGATAGCTGTTGTCACCTTGTGGTTTTTGAAGGTGCTGATTAGTCTTTTAGATGATTTCAAGACATGAATGCACAAGTAGCATATGTTTAGTGTTAATTTTGGTCATTATCAATTCGAGGTGATCTTTTTTCTCTTCCGAAATTTATGTTTTACCTAATAAAGGtatattttatgttttttaatacttttctaagactttGGTCATTAGCAACCGCGTCTGCAGGCGTTCGGACCAAGGTCTTCGTCTTCTTGGGGGGGGGGCGATTCGTTGCCGGTGATCCCGGCGCCCTCTTTGATATGCCCTCTTAGAGGGCACCCCCGCCTCCGGAACCCTCTTCGTCCCAAGGCGGGGGCACATCAGCCTTGACATTGGGCATCTTCTTTACCGATCAAAGATCCATCATCACTGTAAAAAAATATCGATCGGTCAGATGGTTCAGGACGAGCGAACGTTGCATCATATGCGAACGGCCATACCCCCAATGGTGGGGCTCAGTTCTGCTTTGACCATCCACTCCTCGATCATCTCCTTGATTTCCCGAGAAGAGGATAAGATACCCTTCAGTCGGTCCACGTCCGTTGTTTCTCCGACAGAGAGCAATGGGGAGGTGTTATCGATAGTTCGGAAAGCCCACCCAATGCTGAAACCCCACTCCCGACTACAACTAATAAAGAAGAAGtggctcttccaacctttgttgttggaaggtgttgggttcagcccatatgtgagcttggacaatttggaccgtaagcccaaatcaataattaagagagaaagggcaaaaggtgagggtaGCAAATTAGAGAGAGCAGCAGCGTGCGCAGCATATGCGTACAGTGAACGGCGACAGCACacggcaaaagagagagagaaggagagaaaaagattaggtttttgagttttctacttgacgatcggtggctaaacgttgtcagttttggcctaaattttatgtgaaaaatccttgcagcaaactctacaattctaatggtgttgatctataatTTACCTTCTCTAAGATACTTTTctactatacccactttgtgagacctagaattctcttttgaggagatccatcctatatgatgatatgctagagtcaagatctatattcttgatgttattatgatcctctagttattctagagaagatttactataaacctattatcattattattgatagtggaagtttaaggtggactacggtctcgtGATTTTTcctacattgggttttccacgttaaaagatttggtctcactgtgtgattgattaattgctctattgtttatgctgtgctgaatgatatttacattttgatatcaagttggtattttgatgaggaacccattttgatacacaaagaggaaaaagaattattctgcttCAACAAGTTAtttttcctaacaagtggtatcaaagcaacaggttgtttggtactagtttttcttgtgtgattgaaatggagcagtcaaatggtatgattaaattaaactcatcaaattattccacttggaggcgtctgatggaagatttgctctattacaaagatttgtataagcctatcaaggttaaagataaaccttctactatggacgataaagaatgagaagttcaacatagaaaagtcattgcctatattagaagatggatggatataaacttgcatgagcatatttcatatgaaacaaaagCTGATGCTGTTTGGCAAGGGTTATTTACGAAAAAGATagtaggaaatagaatttctcttcttagaagacttataaatttgaagtataaagatggtggtaatattgttgagcacataagcctatttcagagtcttgtaaacaagttggttgctttgaaaatgaatatagatgatgagatgcaaggattattacttctcagctctttaccagaaagttgggaaacgtatgtggtgactatttgcaattCCATGCcaaagggaactctaactatagatatggttaaagatagtttgctaattaaagatgccagaaggaaagaacagggtgaatcttcttctggtgcatttgttactgaaaaacaagaaagacgtggaagaagtcatagtagaaacccacatggatataggggaagatccaagtctagaagagatatcaaatgttttcactataacaggctaggtcacatgaagaaatagtGTAGGTTTTAAAAGCGAGAacataatgaaatgaagaaaaatgagaaagagaccaatacagttgctgctgaaggtaatatcactattgtctgtgatgaaggttgtgttagtcttatagCTCAAGATAGTAATtgtgtaattgactctggtgcttcatttcatgtcacttctcatggtgatttttttagatcttacactgctggtgattttggtaatgtcaaaatgggaaacaatggtacatctaagattgtgggtattaaagatatttgcttggagaccaatattatgagcaaattgatactcaaagatgtaagacatattccagatattcgtcttaacttgatatctacaggtagacttgatgatgagggttttgcacactattttagtgaaagcaaatggaaactcactaaaggttctctgattgtgacaagaggaaagaaacttaattctttttatatcatggaagctaagctatacaaaggagagattaatgcaattcaaaaaggtgaaagtatagatctttggcataagaggcttggacatatcggcgagaagagacttcaaactcttgctagaaagaagttcttactagagttgcaaggtaatctcttaaatcttgtgatcattgcttagctagaaaaacacatagagttgtatttcatacatatccatcatctaaaagatcatatgttattgatttagttcatactgatgtttgtactatgcaaactagaactcttggatgtgctctttattttgttacttttattaatgaccattctagaaaagtgtgagcttttactttaaaatctaaagaccaggtactcaatattttcaaggagttttatgtcagtgttgaaagagaaattggtagaaaactaaagtgtattcgatcagataatggtggcgagtataggggcccttttgagaattattgcaggttctatggtatcaggcttgagataacagttcctaaaacttctCAAcaaaacggtgtggcagaaaggatgaacagaaccattgaagaaaggattatatgtatgctttcccacgccaagttaccaaagtcattttggggggaggctatgagaactacagttgatctgataaatctttctccactagttcctctgaaaggtgatgttctagagagagtatggagaggaaaagatatatcttataattacttaagagtctttgggtgtaaagcatttgttcatattcccaaagatgagaggaccAAGCttaatagtaaagcaaaagcatatatcttcttgggatatggtcataaaGAGTTtggatacagattatgggatccaatgaataagaagattattagaagtagaaatgttgtgtttcttgaagaccaattgtttgatgatggtgataatattgagaagctagaaacctctgtttatattccttggagtttgggtccaattccttcacttgtagttcacgatgatcatgggggagataaacaagaagattgtgataagaataccagtgatgatacacctacagttaatgatgctgaaccaattgaacaagcacctccaccaccagttgagattccatttagaagatccactagagagcgacaaccatctaccaaatattctccacatgagtatgttatagttactgatgggggagagtcagaaacttaccaagaagctattttacatgagaataagaatgaataggttaaagccatgcaagaagagatgagatccttgtttgagaaccacacctatgacttggtaaaattgcctaaagagaagaaagctctcaagaataagtgagtttataaattgaagactgaaaataatagctcacaacaaagatataaggcatgactagttgtgaaaggattcagttagaagaaaggtattgactttgaagaaatattttctccaattatgAAAATGTCctatatccgagttgttcttggtttagttgcctacttgaatttagaagttgagcaacttgatgtaaaaatagcatttcttcatggtaacttagaagaagaaatttatatgaCCAGAAGATtttaaagtcaagggaaaagaaaatctagtgtgtaagcttaggaaaagcttatatggactcaaacaggcacctagatagtggtacaagaaggttgattcctttatgatgagcgaaGATTATAATAGAACTacatcagatcattgtgtgtttatgaagaaattttcagatgatgattttattattttactgctatatgttgatgacatgctgattgttggtcatgatgctgaaaaaattgaaaagcttaaaagagagttaagtaagtcttttgccatgaaagacttgggatcggtgaaacaaatacttggcatgaagattcttcgtgataggaagaaaaggaagatttggctatctcaggagacttacattgaaaaagttcttgaaagattcaacatgagtaaagccaaagcagtttgttctccacttgtaggtcattttaagcttagttcgaaacaatatcctacaagtgagaaagaaaaagaagaaatatccagagtgtcttactcatctgcagtagacagtttgatgtatgttatggtttgtactaggccagatacagctcatgcaattggagttgtcagtcgatttctctctaatcctggaaaggaatattgggcagcagtgaaatgtttattaagatatctaagaggtacttccatattatgtttatgttttggtaatgatgaacctgtgttagaaaggTATATAGATGCAGACatagcaggtgatactgattccagaaaGTCTACTTCGGGGTttttgatgacatttgcaagggaaacaatctcttggcaatcaaagttacagaattgtgttgttctatcaaccacagaagtagaatacatagtaattactGAAGCTTGCAAGGAAGCtttgtggatgaaaaagtttctatatgaattaggcttgaaacatgaaggatatactatttactgtgatagtcagagtgtcgttcacctctccaagaattcaacataccattctagatacaagcatattgatgtaagatatcactggattcatgatgtgcttgagatgaaagaattatagttggaaaaagtgcatgctaatgagaatggatcatatatgttgacaaagtctttgcctaaggagaagcttgaagtatgTAGGCAAAGAGTGGGtttagcccaccatatgagctagagggggagaattattgggtccagcccatatgtgggcttggacaatttaggccataagcccaaatcaataattaagagagaatgGGTAAAAGGTGAGGGCAGCAAATTAGAGAGAGCAGTGAGCATGCGCAGCAAACCATGCAGTGAACGACAGCAGCACacggcaaaagagagagagagagagagaaggagagagaaagattaggtttctgagttttctgcttaacGATCGAtgaccaaacgttgtcagttttggcccaaattttatatggagaatccatgcagcaaactctacaatccta includes the following:
- the LOC135671077 gene encoding probable E3 ubiquitin-protein ligase RHC2A, producing MPSSMTTASMYWCYRCSRFVRVRPQDAVVCPDCDGGFLEEVGGSPLPLGPAAELPPPQGFPSSAALTLGSHGSSAEAGPLQPSELRFRQNRRAAAGDRSPFNPVIVLRGASDGDRDEDRSTASNFELYYDDGTAAGLRPLPESISDFLMSSGFDRLLEQFAHIEINGMGHDRGSERPPASKVAIESMPTIEIVDDHIGKDCHCAICMDVFELGTEAREMPCKHIYHQDCILPWLSLRNSCPVCRHEMPTDVQERGSAVAEGDDQAAVTGSEEEMVGLTIWRLPGGGFAVGRFSGGRRAGEREFPVVYTEMDGGFNHSGAPRRISWTSRRSRLRESGGIGRTIRNFFSFFRRSRSASSSSRSIAESDAAFSRGHERGSVFRWRSRRRSINMDGGTDVTS